In Apium graveolens cultivar Ventura chromosome 10, ASM990537v1, whole genome shotgun sequence, the following are encoded in one genomic region:
- the LOC141691645 gene encoding uncharacterized protein LOC141691645, whose product MWRNEGVVEIKGSCANYIDFEVECEQIGRWRYTGFYGCLERTRRQESWDILRELASKSQLPWCVLRDFNDMFFNSEKCGGRPHPNNLLTGFGEAITDCELEDIGFIGSEFTWEKSRGTPGWIQERLDRGFVTQSWRQLFPTVEVHVLKVSTSNHLMLILKLNSQIYVPKSRKFRFENLWIKEAECLNIVKESWNTVGLGNILGKIEYCCLNLNESGEERSEI is encoded by the coding sequence ATGTGGAGAAATGAAGGTGTTGTGGAAATCAAAGGAAGTTGTGCTAATTATATTGATTTTGAGGTTGAGTGTGAGCAAATTGGGCGTTGGCGATATACGGGTTTTTATGGTTGCCTGGAGAGAACTAGAAGACAGGAGTCGTGGGATATTCTACGTGAATTAGCATCAAAGTCGCAGCTGCCCTGGTGTGTGTTAAGAGACTTTAACGATATGTTTTTTAACTCTGAAAAGTGTGGAGGAAGACCACACCCAAATAATTTATTGACTGGATTTGGAGAAGCAATTACTGATTGTGAGTTGGAGGACATAGGGTTTATTGGGAGTGAATTTACGTGGGAGAAATCGCGAGGGACTCCAGGATGGATACAAGAACGTCTAGATAGGGGTTTCGTAACTCAAAGCTGGCGTCAACTATTCCCTACTGTAGAGGTTCATGTGCTGAAAGTATCTACTTCAAATCACCTTATGTTAATCCTTAAATTAAATTCTCAAATCTATGTTCCAAAAAGCAGGAAGTTTAGGTTTGAAAACTTGTGGATTAAAGAGGCTGAGTGTTTGAATATAGTAAAGGAGAGTTGGAATACGGTTGGATTAGGGAATATTCTGGGGAAAATTGAGTACTGCTGCTTAAACTTAAATGAATCGGGGGAGGAAAGGTCAGAGATTTGA
- the LOC141692733 gene encoding uncharacterized protein LOC141692733, producing MDESGLLFEGIASTARRKRSQTSRRPKPESQPLPEGRNKSTLLSQKLSDDKAKISSDENSGYGASSKRKVFNLNQCASKGSSVSKDEKEHARKKLKKDNSSSTLHKNGSLKINHGQGGGLKVNIHHNGGAAPSRNSGSLGDAKESKFKKVKLKVGGVTHTIQTKPISHATSGNGSSTKRAQTFDAPRQRPKLILQDDSDEDNSPPPDKKLAPQGIPQKDFSNEDENHSKEDFSGGQMSGRNGSRKQAEKSDRVRKSRRMPKKRDLNGEFDDDDDDEIRYLEKLRTSKVAAGYKDAGEESGIKQRGLSRDLKGGNVNDFGPSKSGKDGKKAKSERGSQDTDYEEEEEVVSEAEPDGRKKKLAKDATDSPAEGRKEIALTTRQRALLSGKDASSVSIEFPNGLPPPPPRKQKEKLTEVEQQLKKAEAAERRKLQNEKAARESEAEAIRKILGQDSSRKKREDKIKKRQEDLAEERAANAKTLPPNTIRCVMGPTGTTVTFSEDVGLPRIFDTKTCSYPPPREKCAGPSCNNPYKYRDSVTKAPLCSLQCYKAIHEKMDGGNGSCI from the exons ATGGATGAGTCCGGCCTTCTCTTTGAAGGTATTGCAAGCACTGCAAGGAGAAAGAGAAGCCAAACTTCTCGTCGACCTAAACCTGAATCACAGCCATTACCTGAAGGTCGTAACAAGTCAACCTTATTGTCGCAAAAGCTTTCAGATGATAAAGCCAAAATATCCAGCGATGAGAATTCTGGTTATGGTGCTAGCTCTAAGAGGAAAGTGTTTAACCTTAATCAATGTGCTTCAAAGGGTTCTTCAGTTTCTAAAGATGAAAAGGAACATGCCCGTAAGAAGTTGAAGAAAGATAATAGTTCAAGTACATTGCATAAGAATGgtagtttaaaaattaatcatggGCAGGGAGGTGGTTTAAAAGTTAATATTCATCATAATGGAGGTGCTGCTCCTAGTAGGAACTCAGGATCGCTTGGGGATGCAAAGGAGAGTAAGTTTAAAAAGGTTAAGCTTAAGGTTGGTGGTGTGACACACACCATTCAGACGAAGCCCATTTCTCATGCTACATCAGGAAATGGATCTTCTACAAAGCGTGCTCAAACATTTGATGCTCCTCGGCAGCGACCAAAACTGATTCTCCAG GACGATTCTGATGAAGACAATTCACCTCCCCCAGACAAAAAGTTAGCCCCGCAAGGAATCCCACAGAAGGATTTCTCAAACGAGGACGAAAATCATAGCAAGGAGGACTTTTCTGGTGGTCAGATGTCCGGGAGGAATGGCTCCAGAAAGCAAGCAGAAAAGTCAGACCGAGTTCGCAAGAGTAGGAGGATGCCAAAGAAACGCGATTTGAATGGAGAATTTGACGACGATGACGATGATGAGATTCGGTACTTGGAGAAACTCCGAACTTCTAAAGTTGCAGCAGGATACAAAGATGCTGGGGAAGAATCTGGCATCAAACAACGAGGTCTATCTAGGGATTTGAAAGGTGGGAATGTTAACGATTTTGGTCCTTCAAAGTCTGGCAAAGATGGTAAGAAGGCCAAATCAGAGAGAGGTTCGCAGGACACAGATTATGAAGAGGAGGAAGAAGTAGTGTCTGAAGCAGAGCCTGACGGTAGAAAGAAGAAGTTAGCAAAGGATGCTACTGACTCTCCGGCAGAAGGTAGAAAGGAAATTGCTCTTACAACTCGTCAACGAGCCCTTCTATCTGGCAAGGATGCCTCTTCTGTCTCAATTGAGTTTCCAAATGGTTTACCGCCACCTCCACCTCGAA AGCAAAAAGAGAAACTCACGGAAGTGGAGCAGCAGCTAAAGAAAGCTGAGGCTGCTGAGAGGCGTAAATTACAGAATGAGAAGGCAGCTCGTGAGTCAGAG GCTGAAGCGATTAGAAAAATTCTTGGTCAAGATTCTAGCAGAAAAAAGCGAGAAGATAAGATTAAGAAGCGTCAGGAAGATTTGGCTGAG GAGAGGGCTGCCAATGCAAAGACGCTTCCTCCGAATACTATTAGATGTGTCATGGGCCCTACTGGAACCACAGTTACCTTCTCAGAGGACGTGGGTTTGCCTCGTATCTTTGACACCAAAACCTGCAG CTATCCTCCTCCACGTGAAAAATGTGCCGGTCCATCCTGTAACAACCCATACAAATATCGAGATTCAGTTACAAAAGCTCCTCTTTGCAGTCTCCAGTGCTACAAGGCGATTCATGAAAAGATGGATGGTGGCAATGGTAGTTGCATTTGA